CGCGAACTTCAGGAAGATGCCGCGAACACGCTGGCCGAGGGGCTGGGCCGGGTCCAGGACGCCCGCCGCCTGCTGGCGAGCGCGGTGACCGACCGGTCGACCATGCCAAAGCGCTTTGCAGAGAACCCCGAGGAATTGCAGGTGCTGGAACGCTCTGCCGCGACGCTTGATGCCTTTGCAGAGGGCATTGCGGACATGGAATCCGATGTCGGCCCGCCTCTGGCCGATTTCGAGGGCGCGCAGGGGTCGCTGCCGCTGCCCGTGCGCGGCAAGGTGCTGCGCCGTTTCAACGAAGCCGACGCGGCCGGAATCGAGCGTCCGGGGCTGGTGATCGCCACGGCACCCGCATCTCTGGTCACGGCACCTTGGCCGGCAACGATCCGCTATCGCGGACCGCTGCTGGATTACGGAAATGTCACAATTCTTGAACCGGCACAGGATTATCTGCTGATTCTCGCTGGCATGTCGCAGGTCTTCGGCGAGGTCGGCGACGTGCTTGCCGCCGGTGAGCCTGTGGGGCTGATGGGCGGCACGGAACCGCCTGCGCAAGAGTTCGGGATTGAATTCGTCGTGAATGCGGCGACAGGCAGGGATGCGGATCGCAGCGAAACACTGTATCTGGAACTGAGGCGGGACAAGGAAACGCTCGATCCGGCGGAATGGTTCGTGCTGAACCATATCGTCGAAGACGAGCAGGGCGAGACGCAAGAACAGGCGGAGACGCAATGAAGCATTATCTCATCGCAGGCATTGGCGGCACTCTTGCCGGGGTCCTGCTGACCACGCAGTTTGCCGGGCCGATCGCGGCGCAGAGCTCTGGCGGCAATAATTCGGTTTACGAACAGCTCGACATGTTCGGGAATGTGTTCGAACAGGTCCGCAATCAATATGTCGAGGAAACCGAGGCGCAGGATCTGATCGAGGCCGCGATCAACGGGATGCTGCAATCGCTGGACCCGCACAGCTCGTTCCTCCCCGCAGAGGATTACGAGGACATGCAGACCCAGACCCGCGGCAGCTTCGGCGGCCTCGGCATCGAGGTCGGGCAGGAGGACGGCGTCGTCAAGGTCATCTCGCCGATGGACGACACCCCCGCAGACGAGGCCG
This genomic window from Paracoccus sediminicola contains:
- a CDS encoding murein hydrolase activator EnvC family protein, whose translation is MTGMFRKLTGPLTALALCLPVNAAHAQESAGEGAARAAFQLREATGRLEEALSKEDQVTALTEMIQAYESGLSSLRAGLRQAGIREQEIRAEWESRREQLSSIIGVMMSMERSPETLMLLHPDGPEATARSGMILSSVAPGLREQADALKASLDEIAELRELQEDAANTLAEGLGRVQDARRLLASAVTDRSTMPKRFAENPEELQVLERSAATLDAFAEGIADMESDVGPPLADFEGAQGSLPLPVRGKVLRRFNEADAAGIERPGLVIATAPASLVTAPWPATIRYRGPLLDYGNVTILEPAQDYLLILAGMSQVFGEVGDVLAAGEPVGLMGGTEPPAQEFGIEFVVNAATGRDADRSETLYLELRRDKETLDPAEWFVLNHIVEDEQGETQEQAETQ